The sequence CTTTTACAGCTATAGCTGCAGACTCTGGAACAAATCCATCATCATTACACAAGGTTCCATCTACATCTATGAAAATTATTTTTCTACTTATCATTACAACCACCACATCTCCTTATAACACGAAACTATATAATAATTTCTTAAGTAAACAAAAGACTACCTAAATAAAACATACATTTACATAGGCAGTCTTGTATTTTATATATAATCTATTATTCTTAGGCATCTGAAAATAAACTGGCATATGGACTTATTTATTTTTTGAAACTGCCTTAATATTCTAATTTTAAAGCATAAATTTATAGACTTACGTCCTCTCCATTTGAACTAATAACCTTCTTGTACCAATCAAATGAATCTTTTTTACTTCTTGTTAGAGGACCATTGCCATCATCATTTTTATCTACATAAATGAATCCGTAACGCTTTCTCATTTCTCCAGTACCTGCTGATACAAGATCAATACATCCCCATGGAGTGAAGCCCATTAGATTTACTCCATCTTCTTCAACAGCTTTTTTCATTGCCTCAATATGTCTAGCTAAATATTCAATACGATAATCATCATGAACAGAACCATCTGCTTCTACCTTATCAATAGCTCCCATACCATTTTCAACAATGAATAAAGGCAGATTATATCTTTCTTGTAATCTATTTAATGCAAGTCTTAATCCAGTAGGATCAATCTGCCATCCCCAATCAGTTGATTTTAAATAAGGATTTAAGATTGAAGTAGACATATTTCCATCAGTTACCCTTTTAGATTCATCAGTACTTACTACTGAACTTGAGTAATATGAGAAACCAATATAATCAACAGTACCATTCTTAAGTATCTCATCGTCTCCTTCTTGCTTATCTAGTTTTATCCCTAATCTTTCATATTCCTTCAACTTATATTGAGGGTAAACACCACGACATTGAACATCAGAGAAGAAATGTCTTTGTTGATCTGATTTCATTAACAATAATTCATCTTCTGTATTACAACTCAAAGCATATGTAGATCCATAAGCAGTCATCATACCAATTTTAAATTCAGGATTAATTTTATGTCCCGATTGTACCACTTTGGCACTTCCTAAGAATTGATGATAAACAGCTTGTGCTTTTGATTTGGCATCACTCTTAGTAACTCCACCTGCAAAAACAGGCATAAAATCCATTATGTTAATTTCATTAAAAGTCATCCAATACTTAACCTTGTTTTTATATCTATTAAAGATTGTGTTGCAGTAGTTTACATAGAAATCAATCACTCTTCTGTCTAACCATCCACCATAATTATTAGCCAAAGCAAGTGGAGTTTCATAATGAGAAATTGTAACTACTGGTTCAATTCCGTATTTTAATAATTCATCAAATACATTGTCATAGAACTCTAAACCTTTTTCATTAGGTACTGCATCATCACCATTGGGGAAAATTCTTGCCCAGTTAATTGATAATCTGAAACACTTAAAGCCCATTTCAGCAAATAATGCTATATCTTCTTTATAATTGTGATAAAAATCTATAGCTTGATGACTTGGATAATATTCTCCTTCATGACATTCTAATATTGCTCCTTCTGGAATTGATTGAAAAGGTAAAACTGTTTGTGATTTTTTAGTTCCATCAGGCATAGTATAAGTAATTCTTCTTGATGACTTATGACTTCCATTTGTCATAACATCAGCAGTACTTAATCCTTTACCATCTTCTAAATATGCTCCCTCGAATTGGTTAGCTGCTGTAGCTCCACCCCATAAAAAATCTTTTCTAAATGCCATATTAATATTCCTCCCTTATTAATGGCTTGAGATATCAATATCTAAAGCTTATTAAACTATATATTATTTTGAAATTATTAATTTAAAATTTACAGACAATATAGTTTGCTATTTGTATGATATAATCATAGATAAAAAATATTTAAATTTTAA comes from Clostridium sp. TW13 and encodes:
- a CDS encoding family 1 glycosylhydrolase; the encoded protein is MAFRKDFLWGGATAANQFEGAYLEDGKGLSTADVMTNGSHKSSRRITYTMPDGTKKSQTVLPFQSIPEGAILECHEGEYYPSHQAIDFYHNYKEDIALFAEMGFKCFRLSINWARIFPNGDDAVPNEKGLEFYDNVFDELLKYGIEPVVTISHYETPLALANNYGGWLDRRVIDFYVNYCNTIFNRYKNKVKYWMTFNEINIMDFMPVFAGGVTKSDAKSKAQAVYHQFLGSAKVVQSGHKINPEFKIGMMTAYGSTYALSCNTEDELLLMKSDQQRHFFSDVQCRGVYPQYKLKEYERLGIKLDKQEGDDEILKNGTVDYIGFSYYSSSVVSTDESKRVTDGNMSTSILNPYLKSTDWGWQIDPTGLRLALNRLQERYNLPLFIVENGMGAIDKVEADGSVHDDYRIEYLARHIEAMKKAVEEDGVNLMGFTPWGCIDLVSAGTGEMRKRYGFIYVDKNDDGNGPLTRSKKDSFDWYKKVISSNGEDVSL